One Raphanus sativus cultivar WK10039 unplaced genomic scaffold, ASM80110v3 Scaffold0800, whole genome shotgun sequence DNA window includes the following coding sequences:
- the LOC108846457 gene encoding endochitinase At2g43580-like, which translates to MFRLHIYIYCIDFCYIEELNGASRSFCNPSNRQYPCAPGKSYHGRGPLLLSWNYNYGQCGQNLGLDLLRQPELVSSNPIVAFRAAMWFWMKSVRPVLNQGFGSTIRVISSLECNGGNLNAVNARIKYYRDYCGQLGVDAGANVTC; encoded by the coding sequence ATGTTTCGTTtgcatatctatatatattgcATAGACTTCTGCTATATAGAGGAGCTAAACGGAGCATCACGTTCATTTTGCAACCCGAGCAATAGGCAATATCCATGTGCACCGGGTAAGAGCTACCATGGTCGTGGTCCGCTCCTACTATCATGGAACTATAACTACGGACAGTGTGGCCAGAATCTCGGTCTCGACCTTTTACGCCAGCCCGAGCTGGTCAGTAGTAACCCAATTGTGGCCTTCAGGGCGGCTATGTGGTTTTGGATGAAGAGTGTGAGGCCTGTCCTGAACCAGGGATTCGGATCCACCATAAGAGTTATCAGCAGTTTGGAGTGTAACGGTGGTAATTTAAATGCAGTAAACGCAAGGATTAAGTACTATAGAGACTATTGTGGACAGCTTGGTGTAGATGCTGGTGCCAATGTCACTTGCTGA